Proteins from one Ramlibacter sp. PS4R-6 genomic window:
- a CDS encoding ABC transporter permease — MLSYLFRRILQMIPTLAGVILLVFFLFKYFGGDPAEILGGLQASPKQIESIRNQLGLNAPVAEQLWIFVKQVLAFDWGRSWATNEAVSNIFITRLPATLTIMIPILVLDVVLAIIAGMAVAYVRGSLTDRAVMIISTVALSISFLVYVIVGQYLFAFRLGWFPVQGWTNSTLTNLAVYAPLPVMLAVLVSLAPNTRLYRSFFLDEIGQDYVRTARAKGVPEKSILFKHVLRNAMIPILTNVATALPSIFIGSFLIEVFFSIPGLGREVYQAVGRSDYPVIQAVTIYLAVLTMVINLITDMLYKFVDPRVVLK; from the coding sequence ATGCTTTCCTATCTTTTCCGGCGGATCCTTCAAATGATCCCCACCCTGGCAGGGGTCATCCTGCTGGTCTTCTTCCTCTTCAAGTACTTCGGCGGCGACCCCGCCGAAATCCTCGGCGGCCTGCAGGCCAGCCCGAAGCAGATCGAATCCATCCGCAACCAGCTCGGCCTGAATGCGCCGGTGGCCGAGCAGCTGTGGATCTTCGTCAAGCAGGTGCTGGCCTTCGACTGGGGCCGCAGCTGGGCCACGAACGAGGCGGTGAGCAACATCTTCATCACCCGCCTGCCGGCCACGCTGACGATCATGATCCCCATCCTGGTCCTCGACGTGGTGCTGGCCATCATCGCCGGCATGGCCGTCGCCTACGTGCGCGGCAGCCTGACCGACCGCGCCGTGATGATCATCTCCACGGTCGCGCTGTCGATCAGCTTCCTGGTCTACGTGATCGTCGGCCAGTACCTCTTCGCCTTCCGGCTCGGCTGGTTCCCGGTGCAGGGCTGGACCAACAGCACGCTCACCAACCTGGCCGTCTACGCACCGCTGCCCGTGATGCTCGCGGTGCTCGTGAGCCTGGCGCCCAACACGCGCCTGTACCGCAGCTTCTTCCTCGACGAGATCGGCCAGGACTACGTGCGCACCGCGCGCGCCAAGGGCGTGCCGGAAAAGAGCATCCTGTTCAAGCACGTGCTGCGCAACGCGATGATCCCCATCCTCACCAACGTCGCGACCGCGTTGCCGTCGATCTTCATCGGCTCCTTCCTGATCGAGGTGTTCTTCTCGATCCCCGGCCTGGGCCGCGAGGTCTACCAGGCCGTGGGCCGCAGCGACTACCCCGTGATCCAGGCCGTGACCATCTACCTGGCCGTGCTCACGATGGTCATCAACCTCATCACCGACATGCTGTACAAGTTCGTCGACCCGCGGGTGGTCCTCAAATGA
- a CDS encoding ABC transporter permease, with protein sequence MSAAVETAVVAPPVVAAPPVTDIPKSPSVWAEAWTRLKRDRVGMVSLYVVAVFMVMVVLAQVGAIASNWSVESGLPFAPPTFMGPDAAVQELVKKDDLPLVDLTDIDPLAPKYAEWAKRASEIKTVTTQLAPTLPFGADRIGRDVLAKAVKGAQVSILVGIAAALVATFVGTLLGAIAGYFGGRFGDFLEWVYNVFTSVPYILLIFALAAVFKSGPLGKVFAHSILPVVIILGAVGWTGIYRLVRAEYIKHSNREYVKAAEAIGAGHMARMFGHILPNISHVVLVNLSLYVVAFIKAEVILSFLGLGVPIDMVSWGTMLAEAQTELVLGKWWQLVAATFFMATFVTAFALLTDALRDAMDPKLR encoded by the coding sequence ATGAGCGCCGCCGTCGAAACCGCGGTGGTGGCGCCGCCCGTCGTGGCCGCGCCCCCGGTCACCGACATCCCCAAGTCGCCCAGCGTGTGGGCCGAGGCGTGGACGCGCCTGAAGCGCGACCGCGTCGGCATGGTCTCGCTCTACGTCGTCGCCGTTTTCATGGTGATGGTGGTGCTGGCACAGGTCGGCGCCATCGCGTCGAACTGGAGCGTGGAGTCGGGCCTGCCTTTCGCGCCGCCGACCTTCATGGGCCCGGACGCAGCGGTGCAGGAACTCGTGAAGAAGGACGACCTGCCGCTGGTCGACCTGACCGACATCGACCCGCTCGCGCCCAAGTACGCCGAGTGGGCCAAGCGCGCCAGCGAGATCAAGACGGTGACGACGCAACTGGCGCCCACGCTGCCCTTCGGCGCCGACCGCATCGGCCGCGACGTGCTGGCCAAGGCCGTCAAGGGCGCGCAGGTGTCCATCCTGGTGGGCATCGCGGCGGCGCTGGTGGCCACCTTCGTCGGCACGCTGCTCGGCGCCATCGCCGGCTACTTCGGCGGGCGCTTCGGCGACTTCCTCGAGTGGGTCTACAACGTGTTCACGTCGGTGCCGTACATCCTGCTGATCTTCGCGCTGGCCGCGGTGTTCAAGTCGGGGCCGCTGGGCAAGGTGTTCGCGCACAGCATCCTGCCGGTGGTGATCATCCTCGGCGCCGTGGGCTGGACGGGCATCTACCGCCTGGTGCGCGCCGAGTACATCAAGCACAGCAACCGCGAGTACGTGAAGGCGGCCGAGGCCATCGGCGCGGGCCACATGGCGCGCATGTTCGGGCACATCCTGCCCAACATCAGCCACGTGGTGCTGGTGAACCTGAGCCTGTACGTCGTCGCCTTCATCAAGGCCGAAGTGATCCTGTCCTTCCTGGGCCTGGGCGTGCCGATCGACATGGTCAGCTGGGGCACGATGCTGGCCGAAGCGCAGACCGAGCTGGTGCTGGGCAAGTGGTGGCAGCTCGTCGCCGCCACGTTCTTCATGGCCACCTTCGTCACCGCTTTCGCGCTGCTCACCGATGCGCTGCGCGACGCGATGGACCCGAAACTGCGCTGA
- a CDS encoding ABC transporter ATP-binding protein: protein MDKLIEVRDLKVAFRLGEDVQEAVRGVSFDVPANTTVALVGESGSGKSVSAMSIMRLLPDNAIVAPESQVIFEGRRDLLKLPQEDMRRIRGKEMSVVFQEPMSSLNPVLTVGEQIAEVLRLHTPLDSKGVQEKTLELLNEVGIPEPKARLGAYPHELSGGQQQRVMIAMAIACEPKLLIADEPTTALDVTVQRQIINLMAKLQERHKMSVLFISHDLALVGEIAKEVIVMRHGTVREAGPVGQIFNAPKDAYTRALLACRPRLDTRPKRLPVIDDIVNNRPIVTEQRQSRPIEGAPLIEVQQLQKIYKLKTGLFQRKALTAVQGADFVLHKGRTLGVVGESGSGKTTVGMMLTRLTEATNGRILFEGQDLAKLDGKDLRPFRSRIQIIFQNPYASLNPRFTVGQILMEPMRIHGIGESDNDRAKLALGWLERVGLPATAFGKYPHEFSGGQRQRIAIARCLTMRPEIIICDESVSALDVSVQATVLNLLLDLQEEFGLTYVFISHDLAVVKYMADDILVMNKGEIVERGSAEDIYARPQHPYTQQLLAAIPRGYSAQVTA, encoded by the coding sequence ATGGACAAGTTGATCGAAGTGCGCGACCTGAAGGTCGCCTTCCGCCTCGGCGAAGACGTGCAGGAAGCCGTGCGCGGCGTCAGTTTCGACGTGCCCGCCAACACCACCGTGGCGCTGGTCGGCGAATCGGGCAGCGGCAAGAGCGTCAGTGCCATGAGCATCATGCGGCTGCTGCCGGACAACGCGATCGTCGCGCCGGAAAGCCAGGTGATCTTCGAAGGCCGGCGCGACCTGCTGAAGCTGCCCCAGGAAGACATGCGGCGCATCCGCGGCAAGGAGATGTCGGTCGTCTTCCAGGAGCCGATGTCGTCGCTCAACCCGGTGCTGACGGTGGGCGAGCAGATCGCTGAGGTGCTGCGCCTGCACACGCCGCTCGACTCGAAAGGCGTGCAGGAAAAGACGCTGGAGCTGCTGAACGAAGTGGGCATTCCCGAGCCGAAAGCACGGCTGGGCGCGTACCCCCACGAGCTCTCGGGCGGCCAGCAGCAGCGCGTGATGATCGCCATGGCGATCGCGTGCGAGCCCAAGCTGCTGATCGCCGACGAGCCGACCACGGCCCTGGACGTGACGGTGCAGCGCCAGATCATCAACCTGATGGCCAAGCTGCAGGAGCGGCACAAGATGAGCGTGCTGTTCATCTCGCACGACCTGGCGCTGGTGGGCGAGATCGCGAAGGAAGTCATCGTGATGCGCCACGGCACGGTGCGCGAAGCCGGGCCCGTGGGCCAGATCTTCAATGCGCCGAAGGATGCGTACACGCGTGCGCTGCTGGCGTGCCGCCCGCGCCTGGACACGCGCCCCAAGCGCCTGCCGGTCATCGACGACATCGTGAACAACCGACCGATCGTCACCGAGCAGCGCCAGTCCCGCCCCATCGAAGGCGCACCGCTGATCGAGGTGCAGCAGCTGCAGAAGATTTACAAGCTCAAGACGGGCCTGTTCCAGCGCAAGGCGCTGACGGCCGTGCAGGGCGCCGACTTCGTGCTGCACAAGGGCCGCACGCTCGGCGTGGTGGGCGAGTCGGGCTCGGGCAAGACGACGGTGGGCATGATGCTCACGCGCCTCACCGAGGCCACCAACGGCCGCATCCTCTTCGAAGGCCAGGACCTCGCCAAGCTCGACGGCAAGGACCTGCGTCCCTTCCGATCGCGCATCCAGATCATCTTCCAGAACCCGTACGCCAGCCTGAACCCGCGCTTCACCGTCGGCCAGATCCTGATGGAGCCGATGCGCATCCACGGCATCGGCGAAAGCGACAACGACCGCGCCAAGCTGGCCCTGGGCTGGCTGGAGCGCGTGGGCCTGCCGGCCACCGCCTTCGGCAAGTACCCGCACGAGTTCTCGGGCGGCCAGCGCCAGCGCATCGCGATCGCGCGCTGCCTGACGATGCGGCCGGAGATCATCATCTGCGACGAGAGCGTGAGCGCCCTCGACGTGTCCGTGCAGGCCACGGTGCTGAACCTGCTGCTGGACCTGCAGGAGGAGTTCGGCCTGACGTACGTCTTCATCAGCCACGACCTGGCCGTGGTGAAGTACATGGCCGACGACATCCTGGTGATGAACAAGGGCGAGATCGTCGAGCGCGGCAGCGCCGAGGACATCTACGCCCGCCCGCAGCACCCGTACACGCAGCAGCTGCTCGCCGCCATCCCGCGCGGCTATTCCGCGCAAGTCACCGCTTGA
- a CDS encoding M16 family metallopeptidase, with product MMRLSTARAALAALAFAAPLALAQKAPAATDVPIPDIPYTKFVLKNGLTVIVHEDHKLPVVAINTWYHVGSKNEKPGKTGFAHLFEHLMFSGSENFNQTYISALLGIGATDLNGTTSKDRTNYFQNVPTSMLDYVLFAESDRMGHLLGVLDQKKLDLQRGVVQNEKRSGENQPYGIVRDLVPPNTYPPEHPYSWTIIGSMADLDAASMKDVQEWFKTYYGPNNTILVLAGDITPEQARQKVEKYYGDIPPGPPIAKQAAWPAKMTGTHRGLVQDRVPQARIYRIWNVPGIPTKEDALFDVAAQILGGGKTSRLYKRLVRQDQLAVDAVAFNNSSEIGGQFNMQLTARPGADVRKMEAAADEELQALLKSGPTQAEVDLARTTILADYARRAERIGGFGGKSDLLAQCQTFHGNPECWKDYVRVVKTATPAVIHRAMKEWLSDGDYVLEVQPYPQVAAASAALDRKAGPELGKAQVLKMPELQKLTLSNGLKVLVAERHTAPVVNLSLLVDSGYAADPQDLPGLTNLVLHAMEEGTPTRSATKISEELERLGATLETSANLDGSFVAMNALKTTLGPALDIYADVILHPAFPPGEVDRLRKEQLAGIAREKASPEASALRVMPSLLYGSGHAYSRPLTGTGTEAAVSRMTRDDLVKYHRTWFRPNNATLLVVGDTTAAQVKPMLEKAFAGWNAAEVPKKNLAAVKPPEKVAVYLLDRPGSQQSVIVGGQVAQPADATELVQMQLVNNVLGGTFSSRMNMNLREDKHWSYGVYSQLRAALGQRPLVSVSAVQSDKTSEAFREVVNEYAGVAGARPITAAELKVAQDRETLALPGRFETTVELSKAYANVLQYRLPEDYYTRITPTVLAFTPDQANALARKFLLPNQQVWVVVGDMAKVEAGIRALNVGEVHRIDADGKILK from the coding sequence ATGATGAGACTTTCCACGGCAAGGGCCGCGCTTGCGGCATTGGCGTTCGCCGCCCCGTTGGCGCTCGCGCAGAAGGCGCCCGCTGCCACCGACGTGCCCATCCCGGACATCCCGTACACGAAGTTCGTGCTGAAGAACGGCCTGACGGTGATCGTGCACGAGGACCACAAGCTGCCCGTCGTGGCGATCAACACGTGGTACCACGTGGGGTCGAAGAACGAGAAGCCCGGCAAGACCGGCTTCGCGCACCTGTTCGAGCACCTGATGTTCAGCGGCAGCGAGAACTTCAACCAGACCTACATCTCCGCGCTGCTGGGCATAGGCGCGACCGACCTGAACGGCACCACCAGCAAGGACCGCACGAACTACTTCCAGAACGTGCCGACGTCGATGCTCGACTACGTGCTGTTCGCCGAGAGCGACCGCATGGGGCACCTGCTCGGCGTGCTGGACCAGAAGAAGCTGGACCTGCAGCGCGGCGTGGTGCAGAACGAGAAGCGCAGCGGCGAGAACCAGCCCTACGGCATCGTGCGCGACCTCGTGCCGCCCAACACCTACCCGCCCGAGCACCCGTATTCGTGGACCATCATCGGCTCGATGGCCGACCTGGACGCCGCGTCGATGAAGGACGTGCAGGAGTGGTTCAAGACCTACTACGGCCCGAACAACACGATCCTGGTGCTGGCCGGCGACATCACGCCCGAACAGGCGCGGCAGAAGGTCGAGAAGTACTACGGCGACATCCCGCCCGGCCCGCCGATCGCCAAGCAGGCCGCATGGCCCGCGAAGATGACGGGCACGCACCGCGGCCTGGTGCAGGACCGCGTGCCGCAGGCGCGCATCTACCGGATCTGGAACGTGCCGGGCATCCCCACGAAGGAAGACGCGCTGTTCGACGTGGCCGCGCAGATCCTCGGCGGCGGCAAGACGTCGCGCCTGTACAAGCGCCTGGTGCGGCAGGACCAGCTGGCGGTGGACGCGGTGGCGTTCAACAATTCGTCCGAGATCGGCGGGCAGTTCAACATGCAGCTGACCGCGCGCCCCGGCGCCGACGTGCGCAAGATGGAAGCGGCGGCGGACGAAGAGTTGCAAGCGCTGCTGAAGAGCGGCCCGACGCAGGCCGAAGTGGACCTGGCCCGCACCACCATCCTGGCCGACTACGCACGCCGCGCCGAGCGCATCGGCGGCTTTGGCGGCAAGAGCGACTTGCTGGCGCAGTGCCAGACCTTCCACGGCAACCCGGAGTGCTGGAAGGACTACGTGCGCGTCGTGAAGACCGCCACGCCCGCCGTCATCCACAGGGCGATGAAGGAATGGCTCTCGGACGGCGACTACGTGCTGGAAGTGCAGCCGTATCCGCAGGTGGCCGCGGCTTCCGCAGCACTCGACCGCAAGGCGGGCCCCGAACTCGGCAAGGCGCAGGTGCTGAAGATGCCCGAGCTGCAGAAGCTCACGCTGTCCAACGGCCTGAAGGTGCTGGTGGCCGAGCGCCACACGGCGCCGGTGGTGAACCTGTCGCTGCTGGTCGACAGCGGCTACGCGGCCGACCCGCAGGACCTGCCGGGCCTGACGAACCTCGTCCTGCACGCGATGGAAGAGGGCACACCCACGCGCAGCGCGACGAAGATCAGCGAGGAACTGGAGCGCCTGGGCGCGACGCTGGAAACCAGCGCCAACCTCGACGGATCGTTCGTCGCGATGAACGCGCTGAAGACCACGCTGGGCCCGGCGCTGGACATCTACGCCGACGTGATCCTGCACCCCGCCTTCCCGCCGGGCGAGGTGGACCGGCTGCGCAAGGAGCAGCTGGCCGGCATCGCACGCGAGAAGGCCAGCCCCGAGGCGTCCGCGCTGCGCGTCATGCCTTCGCTGCTGTACGGCAGCGGCCATGCCTATTCGCGGCCCTTGACGGGCACGGGCACCGAAGCCGCCGTCTCGCGCATGACGCGCGACGACCTGGTGAAGTACCACCGCACGTGGTTCCGGCCGAACAACGCGACGCTGCTGGTCGTGGGCGACACCACGGCGGCGCAGGTCAAGCCGATGCTCGAGAAGGCGTTCGCGGGCTGGAACGCGGCCGAGGTGCCGAAGAAGAACCTCGCGGCGGTCAAGCCGCCCGAGAAGGTGGCGGTGTACCTGCTGGACCGCCCCGGTTCGCAGCAGAGCGTGATCGTCGGCGGCCAGGTCGCGCAGCCGGCCGATGCCACCGAGCTCGTGCAGATGCAGCTGGTGAACAACGTGCTGGGCGGCACGTTCAGCTCGCGCATGAACATGAACCTGCGCGAGGACAAGCACTGGTCGTACGGCGTGTACAGCCAGTTGCGCGCGGCACTCGGCCAGCGCCCGCTGGTCTCCGTCTCGGCCGTGCAGAGCGACAAGACCTCCGAAGCATTCAGGGAAGTCGTGAACGAGTACGCCGGCGTTGCCGGTGCGCGCCCGATCACCGCGGCGGAACTGAAGGTGGCCCAGGACCGCGAAACGCTGGCGCTGCCCGGCCGCTTCGAAACGACGGTGGAGCTGTCGAAGGCGTATGCCAACGTGCTGCAGTACCGCCTGCCCGAGGACTACTACACGCGCATCACGCCCACGGTGCTGGCCTTCACGCCGGACCAGGCGAATGCGCTGGCCAGGAAGTTCCTGTTGCCCAACCAGCAGGTGTGGGTGGTGGTGGGCGACATGGCCAAGGTGGAGGCGGGCATCCGCGCGCTGAATGTCGGCGAGGTCCACCGCATCGATGCCGACGGAAAGATCCTGAAATGA
- a CDS encoding DUF885 domain-containing protein: MKTMKKLAAVALALACAHALAAADAAETKKLHALFDSQWETQAREFPELSTFRGDYRYNDRLSDRSPAARAAYDAKERDWLRQARAIRRDKLSPTDKVSLDIFVHQQGEAVEEHAFKGYRSMLIGALDGAQTQAADLARQVPMEKAAQAQQFLKRFAAYPKYVDEQIVQMREGAAVGWVPAKGVLERALAQLDDQLAMKADDSPWFAPFKKLGADVTAAERDRLQAAAREAIPRDVVPPLRKLRAFIVTELVPRAPENGALRNYPDGAKVYDYLVRSRTTTNLKAEQVHAIGMRELAAIRKDMEGVMQQVKFEGSFPQFVQYLNTDPRFFYKDNDGNEMLEGYRAIGKRIDAELPRYFAELPRAPYGVRAMPTYKGPDAAEYYDQPAMDGSRPGYFNANVMGLNAKPKWAMATLTAHEAVPGHHLQTARSQEMGTLPKFRRMSWFVAYGEGWAVYGERLAREMGIFDNDPYSLFGHLQWQAFRAARLVVDTGIHSMGWSRQQAIDFMVERTGVDRNFVSSEVDRYTSDPGQALGYMIGALKIGELRQSAKARLGDKFEVRRFHNVVLDSGPVPLDVMEKLVDEWVAKEAARR; this comes from the coding sequence ATGAAGACGATGAAGAAGCTGGCGGCGGTTGCGCTCGCGTTGGCATGCGCGCACGCGCTGGCGGCGGCGGATGCAGCGGAAACGAAAAAGCTCCACGCGCTGTTCGATTCCCAGTGGGAGACGCAGGCCCGCGAGTTCCCCGAGCTGAGCACCTTCCGCGGCGACTACCGCTACAACGACAGGCTCTCCGACCGCTCGCCCGCCGCGCGTGCCGCCTACGACGCGAAGGAACGGGACTGGCTGCGGCAGGCCCGGGCGATCCGGCGGGACAAGCTCTCGCCGACGGACAAGGTCTCGCTGGACATCTTCGTGCACCAGCAGGGCGAGGCCGTGGAGGAGCATGCGTTCAAGGGCTATCGCTCCATGTTGATCGGCGCGCTGGACGGCGCGCAGACCCAGGCTGCCGACCTGGCCCGCCAGGTCCCGATGGAAAAGGCCGCGCAGGCGCAGCAGTTCCTCAAGCGGTTCGCCGCCTACCCCAAATACGTGGACGAGCAGATCGTGCAGATGCGCGAAGGCGCCGCGGTGGGCTGGGTGCCCGCCAAGGGCGTGCTCGAACGCGCCCTTGCGCAGCTGGACGACCAGCTGGCGATGAAGGCGGACGACAGCCCGTGGTTCGCGCCCTTCAAGAAGCTGGGCGCCGACGTGACTGCCGCCGAGCGGGACAGGCTCCAGGCCGCGGCCCGCGAGGCCATCCCGCGGGACGTCGTGCCGCCGCTGCGCAAGCTGCGCGCGTTCATCGTGACCGAGCTGGTGCCCAGGGCCCCGGAGAACGGCGCGCTGCGCAACTACCCCGACGGCGCGAAGGTGTACGACTACCTCGTGCGCTCGCGCACCACCACAAACCTGAAGGCCGAGCAGGTCCATGCCATCGGCATGCGCGAGCTGGCCGCCATCCGCAAGGACATGGAAGGCGTGATGCAGCAGGTGAAGTTCGAGGGCAGCTTCCCGCAGTTCGTCCAGTACCTGAACACCGACCCCCGGTTCTTCTACAAGGACAACGACGGCAACGAGATGCTCGAGGGCTACCGCGCCATCGGCAAGCGCATCGACGCCGAGCTGCCGCGCTACTTCGCCGAGCTGCCGCGTGCGCCGTACGGCGTGCGCGCCATGCCCACGTACAAGGGCCCCGATGCGGCGGAGTACTACGACCAGCCCGCGATGGACGGCTCGCGCCCCGGCTACTTCAACGCCAACGTCATGGGCCTGAACGCCAAGCCGAAGTGGGCCATGGCCACCTTGACCGCCCATGAAGCCGTGCCGGGGCATCACCTGCAGACGGCGCGGTCGCAGGAGATGGGTACGCTGCCGAAATTCCGCCGCATGAGCTGGTTCGTCGCCTACGGCGAAGGCTGGGCCGTTTACGGGGAAAGGCTCGCGCGGGAGATGGGCATCTTCGACAACGACCCTTACTCGCTGTTCGGCCACCTGCAGTGGCAGGCGTTCCGCGCGGCGCGCCTCGTCGTCGACACCGGCATCCACTCGATGGGCTGGTCGCGCCAGCAGGCGATCGACTTCATGGTGGAGCGCACGGGCGTGGACCGCAATTTCGTCTCGTCCGAAGTCGACCGCTACACGTCCGACCCCGGGCAGGCGCTGGGCTACATGATCGGTGCGCTCAAGATCGGCGAG